Within Kineothrix sp. MB12-C1, the genomic segment TAGGTATCAGCCTGCTCGATTGTATCGATGCTGATTTGGAGAAGCTGAATCAGAAGATTTATGATAAGATTTATGATGCGGCAAAAGATTTAGTGAAAACAGGGGAAGAGATTTCAAGAGAGTTTAGCATTCCGATTGTGAATAAAAGAATTTCGGTAACCCCAATTGCGCTGATCGGCGGTGCTGCATGTAAGACGGCAGAGGACTTTGCGACAATTGCGAAGACGTTGGATCGTGTAGCCCATCAAGTGGGTGTTAATTTTATCGGCGGTTATTCCGCTCAGGTTTCCAAAGGAATGACCCCGGCAGATAAGTTGTTGATCGAATCGATTCCCCTCGCTCTATCCACGACGGAGAGGGTATGCAGTTCTGTGAACTTAGGTTCTACTAAGACAGGAATCAACATGGATGCTGTGAAGTTAATGGGAGAGATTATTCTTAAGACGGCGGAACATACAAAGGATAGAGACTCCCTTGGCTGCGCGAAACTTGTAGTATTCTGCAATGCGCCGGATGATAATCCGTTTATGGCAGGAGCCTTTCATGGAGTGACTGAGGCGGATAAGATCATTAATGTAGGTGTCAGCGGACCGGGAGTGGTGAAGACGGCACTGAGCAAGGTACGGGGAGAGAACTTTGAGGTGCTTTGCGAGACAATTAAAAAGACAGCCTTCAAGGTAACACGTGTAGGACAGCTTGTAGCCCAGGAAGCTTCGAAGCGCCTCAATGTGCCTTTTGGTATTGTCGATTTATCCTTAGCGCCCACTCCGGCAATCGGAGACAGCGTAGCGGAGATCCTCTGTGAGATAGGTTTGGAATATGCAGGAGCGCCGGGAACGACGGCAGCGCTCGCACTTTTAAACGATCAAGTGAAAAAGGGCGGTGTTATGGCATCTTCTTATGTAGGCGGATTGAGCGGAGCTTTTATACCGGTCAGTGAAGACCAGGGGATGATCGATGCCGTAATAGCAGGAGCACTCACCTTGGAGAAGCTGGAAGCAATGACTTGCGTATGCTCTGTAGGATTGGATATGATTGCCATTCCCGGCGATACGAAAGCAACGACAATTTCCGGTATTATTGCGGATGAAATGGCAATCGGTATGATTAATCAGAAGACGACGGCAGTAAGACTGATTCCTGTTATAGGGAAAGGAGTAGGGGAAACTGTAGAATTCGGAGGATTATTAGGATATGCCCCCATTATGCCCGTGAATCCTTTTTCTTGTGATGACTTCATTAATAGAGGAGGAAGAATTCCGGCTCCTATTCATAGCTTCAAGAATTAGTAGAAAAGTAGAAAATAATCTTTTAAAGTTGATGAAAAAAGACATTGGTATATGATTTCCGGAAAATTACAGTGTAACTATAAAGGATGCTTGGCAATAGGGGAATTTCATGAAAGAAAACAAAAGAATAATTTATATTTTATTTATTATTATATTTATTTTTCTTACTATAACTATACTTTATGTGAAAAAGAATATGCGGATATATCATAATCAAGAAGTTTATATTTATGATGTAAATGAGTCGGAAATACATGTGAAAGGCTTTCCGACGAATACCGGAAGTTTTAGTAAGTCTTATATTATCAAAAATACAGATTCGCTCAAAATATTGGACCAGGCAGGGACGAGCATTAGTTTTGAAACTTTAAATCCGGGGAATATTTTTATTTTTGATTATAAGGGTATAGGAGCACCAAGGGCGAACGTGTATTTAAATAAAGGAATATATAATGTCCGATTAAGTGATGAAATATTTAATAATAAGTTCTGGAATGTCAATTTTGAAGATGAGAAAGCGGAATGATTCGTGTGGGAATTACAGTAATAAAATATTTCGATACAGATCCCTATTTCAATTTTTAGTGAATATGAAGTAGGGGCTTTCTTATAATTCAGAAATTATTAAGAAGTGCCACATTGTACTAATACTTATCCTATGTTATCCTATATATAGTATTTTTTTGAATGAGGTGGGTGTAGGTTGTGGTTACGACCAATAGTTAAAGGGAGACATGAAAGATATGAAAAAATCAGTTTTAAAGAAAATGTTAATAGCGGTCACTGCAGCTTTGGCTTGTATGCAGTTGGCGGCATGCGGTGGCAGTAAAGGGAATACGACAGCGCAGAAGGAATTCGTGTATGTGCCGGAATATCAGAATATCGATAGCGGCAATAGCAGTATAGATGCTGTAAATGTCATAGGCAATACAATCTATTATCTTGCATACGAATATGATGAAGTGAAGCAGACGTCCACTTCTTATTTGTGTGCATTGGAGATAGGAGCAAAAGAGCCTGTGAAGACGGCGCTTGATTTCGGGGATAATGCCACTGTTATGAGAATGACGGCGAATGCAGACGGTACCCTGCAAGCACTTATCAATACTTATGTGTATGAAGAAGGAGCCTCCATTGGCGGAGAAGAGATAGAAGCATTGGATGGAGAAGAGGGTTTGGCTGAGGCTGAAGATGCGAGCGAAGCCGTGGAAGATAGCGAAGAAACGGAAGCGGTGGTTGAAGAAGGAACTGAGAGTGAGAATGATGAGGCTGCAGAAGTAGAAGCATCCAATTCAGTGACCATTATGGATGGCGGTACTACGATTGTTTCCGAAAGTAGTATGCCGGGAAACGCTTATGTGGATGATTATATGATGCCTACCTCTCAAAAGACGGAGATTTGTAAGATTTCTACGGATGGTACTATAATGTCCACCATGGATATTACCTCAGTCTTCGGAGATGAAGAGGTCTATTTCAATAATATGGAGACCGATAATGATGGAAATATCTATCTTGCGTATGATCAGGCAATATGGGTCATCGATCAGGAAGGTAATGAACTTTTCCAAGTCGAAATTGACAGCTGGGTGAATAATATGTTCGTCACAAAAGACGGAGTGGTAATGATTACCTATTACGGTCAGGAAAGCATGGAAGTATGCCCTATCGATGTAGCGAAGAAAGGTCTTGGGGATGCTGTCAGCAGTATGATGGTTTCCCAGTATGGCAATTATATATTCGGCAGAAGTGTAGAAACAGATGTTTTATACAGCGTAGATAATATTTTGTACTCTTATAACATGGGAGATGCAGCACCTGTAGAAATATTGAATTGGATTGATTGTGATATTAACAGTAATGAACTTGTTGTATTCCATGCCCTTGATGATGGAAGAATTCTTACAATTAGTTCTTTTTGGGAGGAGGATACTTCTAATATCGAACTCACTTATCTGACAAAGAAGAAGGGGTCAGAGGTGCCTGAGAAGAAAATTATGTCTTTGGCTACCATGTATCTCGATTACGAGATGAGAAAGCAAGTAATTGATTTTAATAAGAAAAGTCAGGAATATAGAATTGAAGTAAAGGAATATATGAGCGCTTCTAACGATTATGAAGCCGGATTGACGCAATTAAATACAGATATTATAAGCGGTAATGCTCCGGATATGGTGGATCTTTCCAACGGTTCCATGAAGCAATATATTGCAAAGGGTATTTTGGAGGATTTATCTCCTTTCCTTGAAAAAGATGCTGAATTAAAACGTGAAGACTATTTGGAAAACGTGCTAAAAGCCTATGAAGTGGATGGGAAACTTTACGCAATACCTCCTTATTTTTACTTGCAGACGGTAGTTGCGAAAACTGCCGATGTAGGCGAAAGAACGAGTATCTCTATGGCAGAGTTGATTGATATGGTAAAAAATCTGCCGGAAGGTACTGAGTTATATGAATATGGAACGAAGAGCACGATTTTAATGTATAACACCATGATGAACATGGATGAATATGTAGATTGGTCTACCGGAGAGTGTAAGTTCAATGGAGAAGAATTTATTAATGCACTGGAATTTGCTAATTATTTCGACGAAAACTACAATTGGGATGAGGAGAGACCGAGCACACCTGAGCGTCTGCAGAATGGAACACTTCTCATGTTGAATACGGGTATTAGTGCAGTAACTGATTATCAGATGACAAAATTATTGTTTAAAGAGCCGATTACTTTTATCGGATTCCCTACGAGTAAGGAAAACGGTTCCTTCTTATCAGGAACAGGCGGTGTGCTTGGAATGAGTGCTAAGTCGAAGAATAAGGAAGGTGTATGGGAGTTTCTTCGCATCGCGATTACGAAGGAATCGCAGGAGAAAAGCGATAATAGAGGAAGATGGGGATTCCCGATTATGAAATCGGCATTAGAGCTACAGTTTACTGAGGCGATGAAGGAAGATTATTATGAAGATGCTGATGGCAATCAAATAAAGCAGCCGAAGACATCGTGGAGTTATGATGGCTATGATATGGAGATTTATGCAGCTACAGAGGAAGAGATAAAAGAAGTAAGAAGTCTGATTGAAAGTATAGATACGCAATATCAGTATGATGAGCAGATGAATGCCATTATTTCGGAGGAAGCGGCAGCCTTTTTCGAAGGTCAGAAGAATGCGAAGGAAGTTGCGGATATCATTCAGAGCAGAGTGCAGATTTATGTAAATGAGAATAGGTAATATAAAAAGTATAAGGGGGAAAGAGAGTATGAATAAGAAAAAAAGGGTAAAAGTTGCAGCATCAGTAGCGATGAGCTTGCTGCTTGCCGGATGTGGGAAGGGCACAGATGGCATGCAGGATGCTGCAGCGATACAAGAGCAAAGTGAAGAGTATGTAT encodes:
- a CDS encoding PFL family protein yields the protein MINIFEVAETNQMIEKENLDVRTITLGISLLDCIDADLEKLNQKIYDKIYDAAKDLVKTGEEISREFSIPIVNKRISVTPIALIGGAACKTAEDFATIAKTLDRVAHQVGVNFIGGYSAQVSKGMTPADKLLIESIPLALSTTERVCSSVNLGSTKTGINMDAVKLMGEIILKTAEHTKDRDSLGCAKLVVFCNAPDDNPFMAGAFHGVTEADKIINVGVSGPGVVKTALSKVRGENFEVLCETIKKTAFKVTRVGQLVAQEASKRLNVPFGIVDLSLAPTPAIGDSVAEILCEIGLEYAGAPGTTAALALLNDQVKKGGVMASSYVGGLSGAFIPVSEDQGMIDAVIAGALTLEKLEAMTCVCSVGLDMIAIPGDTKATTISGIIADEMAIGMINQKTTAVRLIPVIGKGVGETVEFGGLLGYAPIMPVNPFSCDDFINRGGRIPAPIHSFKN
- a CDS encoding ABC transporter substrate-binding protein; amino-acid sequence: MKKSVLKKMLIAVTAALACMQLAACGGSKGNTTAQKEFVYVPEYQNIDSGNSSIDAVNVIGNTIYYLAYEYDEVKQTSTSYLCALEIGAKEPVKTALDFGDNATVMRMTANADGTLQALINTYVYEEGASIGGEEIEALDGEEGLAEAEDASEAVEDSEETEAVVEEGTESENDEAAEVEASNSVTIMDGGTTIVSESSMPGNAYVDDYMMPTSQKTEICKISTDGTIMSTMDITSVFGDEEVYFNNMETDNDGNIYLAYDQAIWVIDQEGNELFQVEIDSWVNNMFVTKDGVVMITYYGQESMEVCPIDVAKKGLGDAVSSMMVSQYGNYIFGRSVETDVLYSVDNILYSYNMGDAAPVEILNWIDCDINSNELVVFHALDDGRILTISSFWEEDTSNIELTYLTKKKGSEVPEKKIMSLATMYLDYEMRKQVIDFNKKSQEYRIEVKEYMSASNDYEAGLTQLNTDIISGNAPDMVDLSNGSMKQYIAKGILEDLSPFLEKDAELKREDYLENVLKAYEVDGKLYAIPPYFYLQTVVAKTADVGERTSISMAELIDMVKNLPEGTELYEYGTKSTILMYNTMMNMDEYVDWSTGECKFNGEEFINALEFANYFDENYNWDEERPSTPERLQNGTLLMLNTGISAVTDYQMTKLLFKEPITFIGFPTSKENGSFLSGTGGVLGMSAKSKNKEGVWEFLRIAITKESQEKSDNRGRWGFPIMKSALELQFTEAMKEDYYEDADGNQIKQPKTSWSYDGYDMEIYAATEEEIKEVRSLIESIDTQYQYDEQMNAIISEEAAAFFEGQKNAKEVADIIQSRVQIYVNENR